CTGAATTCAAACAAGACAAATTAGGTGGCAATTAAAACTCTTTCATGCACTTCAGAGTATACTGTGATTCACTCTTTCTGCCTTTAGAGCAAACATTAGTTTCCAAGGCATAAGAGGAATGCTTTTGTGTAGAGAAATGGCAACGtttaatgcagaaaacattCCTTACATCATGCTGTGGACAACTATACATCCAGTGCACAGCTATTGCTGCAATATTAAGCTTCTTTCATCACTTCCCTATGTCCTCCCTTCTAGTTGTAGGGCTGTGGCCATAAAACAGACCATACATTCTTTGGCACAGGAGGTATTGATCTTCCACTTTGGCTGAACTACACCTACTATCTTGCTGGGTTTGTTCCATCTTAAtaatttttgtatatatatatttaaatacacttGATTATATGTGTTCTCATTTTTTGCTTGTCCAGTTTGTGCTTTCCTGACTCGTTTAGGACTGCTGAGTATGTGCAGTTATGGTGTCAAAAATAACTAAAGGTTCTCAGTGCCTTCGCTGAGAAGATAGCTTCCCCAAACACTGACACCCAATCACTTGCCTCTTTGAGTATGGTAGTCATGATTTGTTAAACACCTTGGCCCTTTGTTTTGTCTAACAAGTGCACATCCTGCCTCTAAAACTTTGCATTTATCctgaaaatgtctgaaatgCACATTGCCTGCAATTTGTACGTAAACCTGCAATTCAAATTCCATTGGACAAAGTGTTTTGGTATCTGAACGACTATTGACTCTTTGTCACTGTGCTGCCGCTTCATCTTTAACTTATGTTCTCAGTTAATGCTGTCCAAATGCATTGGTCTTTATTAGACTTGTCTGATCTATCAAAACCAGAGACAGACATGTTCCAATGTAGGTTTTGTGTTTGCTCAGCAGGTGCTTGCAAGAATAAAATTTGAAAcaacttgttttatttattcgGTCTGCAAATAATATTCTAAATACTTGTAGGCAAGAGAATTGGAAGTAGCTTTAGATTAGCAATTCCTAGCCTTTACAGAGAATGTTTCGTTTTTAAATCTAAAAGCACTACACAAATTATGTTGTTTTCAAGGCAAATCCGTAGCTGAGAAGGTTAGGACCTAACTGGTTTAAGGGATGTCTTAATGACTCACACAGTACTTAACTAGGGAAAAAATCAGAAGCCGAGatgtagatttttcttttaacctttcACCTCTGAAGCACTAAGGATCACTATTCACAGGACAATCTTTTATTCTAATATACGAAAATTGCAGACTCTCTGGAGAGACTTAATTAATAGCAGTGGCCATCATTGAAAACCGGCTTGCATTATGAATTGTACCTGGATCGTGCTGTGTATATAATCCGTTCTTTGGACAGAGTTTCATTCGCATGCAGCCTTCCGTGCTGATTAACCTAGGGAAAAGAAGACAAATCACGAACTTCTTGTCGGTAACACACAAAACACTCTTCTGTACAACGTAATACCCCAGAAACAAGACGCTGAGGGAGGGGAAGCGTTAGGCAACGTGATGCCACGCTGCCACCTAGCGTCACCCGGCGGATTGCGGGGAGCTGTTTCATCCCTTAAATGGCCTTTTTATTAGATAGAAGGGCCGAGAGAACAGCAGCGAGGGATCCTGAGAGGCACAGTTCCTGTTCACTGATTCAGAGATCCCAAACCCAGCCTCGGGGCTTCCTTCCCGGGACCCTTTTGCAAGGCTTGCACCCAGAGGAGGACTGAGGTAAGACATTCACGTGCTTCAGAAGCACAACGCCGTACTCAGTCCTTTGACCCTCTCCGCAGTAGTTCTCTGCTTCTAAAACAGTTACAGTAGTTCCTTACATTAAATACTAATactcagaaaagcatttatgaTATTTACATAATAATGtcatttacaaaatacaaagtaaCAATGTAATTTACCTGCACTTAATGTAGCAGATAGAAATAAAGAGTTCTAAGCACCCCAGAGCTAGATAATTAGCTATGGATTACAATAAAGGCCTTGACAAAAGGCACAGTGAGACTGTCAAGTAGAAATACCGTTTTGCCAGTACTTGATGCAGATAGCCAAGTCCAAACCCGCTCTGTATAATGCTTAGGAAGTTTACACACACAGGAGTCTAAGCAAGACAGGACCCCAGAGTCATTGGAGACCTGGTAGTGCCTTCCCACCTATTCCCACATTCCCAGGCATGTGAAGTCCTCCAAGAAGCTTTTCCGTTGTCATTTGCTGTCctcgtggtttaaccccagttggcaaccaagcaccacgcagccactcgctccccctcccacccccatgggatgggggagagaattggaaaagcacaagtaagaaaactcgtgggttgagataagaacagtttaataattgaaataaaaataataattattaataataataaaaatggtaatgaaaaggaaaataacgagagagagagaggaacaaaacccagggaaaaacaaaaaaacaagtgatacaaccgctcaccacccacccattgatgcccagcccgtccccgagcagcgatcgctgcccccggccaactccccccagtttctatactgagcatggcatcatatggtatggaatagccctttggccagtttggatcaactatcttggctgtgccccctcccagcttcttgtgcacctggcagggcatgggaagctgaaaagtccttgaccagtgtaagcaccacttagcaacaaccaaaacatcagtgtgttatcaacattattctcatcctaaatccaaaacacagcactataccagctcctaggaagaaaattaactctatcccagctgaaaccaggacagctgtaAAAACTGGTAACATTTACCAATAGCAATGGAGTATAAAAGCTCTAAAAAGTACACATTCTCTACTGCCATGAATAATCTAACAAATGGGCTGAGCTCCATGGGAAACATTGGCGTGTTTGCTTAGGCTCACTTGAAGTGCAAATAGTCATAAGTATTCATGacagaaagttttgttttttattaaacaaacaagctgaaatgcattattttgcaCTCAATCTGAAGACATAGATTCTGCTAGTAGTGGGTTGACAGATTTTTACATGTAAAAAGGCCATAACCCCTGTTTACATTTAACCTTCAGCCACAAAAATGGGAATTATTACAATAAAGTAACCTGAAACCTTTTTGTGagatttttatataattatacTGGTTTCCCACAGTTAAGACTATGAATAAGCTTCTGATAATAAGCTCTCAGTGTTCTTTCTGACATGGTGAAGGGATTCTTTACAAACCTTTCCAACTAAAGAAACTGAACCAAAGGAAAACTCTGAGACATGGTGCTTCATAACAGGACATGTTCTTCAGCTGGATAAATTGAAGGAGTGGCACCTTTGTAATAAAACTCCAGATCATATGCCTCCAGCAAGgaacaaattaaaaggaaaaacaaacagaactgtCACATCAGAACCATCTCCCATTGCCTCAGGCCCTTTACAATTATAAATGTTTCCAATGCAGTTGTTCCACTTCTGAACTGTAAATCTACCTGAaaattttttataaattaaaactgaattttgaaaaggtaatttttgaaagtttcacttgaaaacattaatattacaaaaaattGTATCACAGCCATAAAATACACACATTgctttttatgtatataaatcTATGCATGcatataatttaaatgttttttacaatgtatttttatattgcatatTTATATTGCTATATAACaatacataaaacataaaaataggaATGTTTTGACATTGTTTTTATGTACACATTAGATCTTTCTGAAAGGAGATTTAATGCTGGTAAgatttatgtgtgtgtttgatCAGAGTTTAGCATATCTGCTAGTGTTTTGTAATGCAGAAATTTCAACTTTTCTTCTAGAATCAACAAGAACTAACTTAAAAGcatgaacaattttttttttactactgtaACAGAACAATAGTAATTTAGATAGACATTTCTGcccatgttatttttattttcttgatagAAGACAAAGCTTACTGATGTGACAGCCTGCTGATGACACTATATTATTCGAGATAATAGAAAGAGAGCTGACGGAAAAACTGCAGAAGGGCATTACAGAATTGAGTAACTGGCGAATACAGCAGTCAATGAAAATCAGTGTAGATAAAAGAAcatacataggaaaaaaatcttaatttcacATACCAAATAACAGACACTGAACTGACCATCATTCAAGAATAAGATCTCAGAGTTATGACAGACATTTCCACAAAAATGTCAGCCCGATATTCAGCAGTGgttaaaaaggcaaatcaaGCGGCATGCAGTTCACAAATGAGCAGAAAGATGGAACAGCTTTCATGTAAGGGGTGGCTAAGTAGACCTGGGAGAGAGAACTCGAGGGGAATCTGTGTAACAGTGGCCTAGATGAGGACCAACTGTTTGTTGCCTCTTCCAGTACAAGAACTGGAGACATCAGATGAAGCTATAGGAATCgggttcaaaagaaaaaaaaagaaggaggggTTTCTTCAGACAATGGCTATTTGAGCTCTAGAAGTACTTGCCAAAGGATGTTGTGGACAATGAAAGTTTAAGTGGGTCAATGGGAGACTGAACAAGTTTATGCAAGAGAGATCGGCTTTATTTCCTTATCCTTGTTTAAAGATTTCCTAATTCATCATTTTTTTATGTTCTGCCTTTCATCGGACCATGACATTCCCCTTAAGACACTCTCATACATGCCATACAGTTTATTTCCAAACAGAGGACTGACAGAGTGGCATGCTAAACAAATACTTCTCTCTGTAATTATCCTAATTTCTAATAGCTCCATCACATTGcctggaaaaaatgttgataGCTGCTCTAAGCTATCTATGAGAACTTCATTGCAAGGAAGATGTCCTTAACTCTATAAGAGTTTACTCACAAGTCAGCAGAAGATGCTATTAGcataaataaagataaatgtgcaaatatttgcaagaaCATAATTGTAAAGTGGCCTCTAACAAACTTAACAGCATACCTTATGCATAATTAATGTAGAGCTGTATTCTATATCATATGTAAAATTATtgttgtgcatcacttgttgtGGCTTAACCATGTGGCTTAAccatgttaattttcttccctggTTTTGCAGGTTGTACTGTATTTAGATAGGCATGATGACAATAAAGTGGATATGTGACTTAAATTTGTTTGGGTACAATGTCCttataaaatacaacaaataatGGGAGTGAGAAAACAGTCAGAGAGGCCTTATGTCTAGTTTCAAGCTACAGGGAGATTTTGAATATGGAACCAGAAAACTTCCAACACAACGTTGCAATAGCCAAGATGAGCACCAGGCAATCCTTGGGTGCTCCATTTCCTACAGCTTCAGTTCAGGTGACTCCAGCTCAGGGGCAGATTGTACCAGACAGGCCcgtgcccgccccccccccccccgccccgaggcAGGGGATGTGTAGTTCATAGCTGAGGTGTCTCATATCCCAGTGCTGTACTCTTAAGTTTTCCTCTCACCTTCCTCAAGATGGAAAGCTCTGCCCGAACCGCGTGCAGAGGCACTTACTCTGCCCTACGTCCTCAGGGTCTCAATCCCCTCAGGCCTCCTcaggccgcccgccccgcccctcccgcggGGCGTGGCTCCGCCGGCGGGATGGAGGAACGCGGCCTGCGATTGGCTCGGTGAGCGGCCGGCGGATCACGTGACTGtgcccccgccccacccccaccccccccgcgcTCCCTATAGCCGCACGCCGGGCGGGAGGGGCGGCTGGTTGGCTGCGGGCGCTGAGGGGCCTGTGCGGGAGCGGCTTGGTAgtgagcggggccggcggcggcggcgttcGCGGGACGCGTGTGGTGAGCTTGGGGGGGGCTCTCTGTCTCGCTTGAGCCGTTGGGGGCGACGGGGCCCGCAGGCTTTCATGGCCGCGTTTGGGTCTTGGCGGGCTCCTGTCTCGCTTCCCCATTGGCTGCGCGGTGAGCGAGGAGGGGCGGTGCGGGCTCGGCTGGCGGGAGCGGGCcgtaccccccccccccgccatctTGGGTGTGGGTCTGTGACACCCCCCACCATCCCTGTGGAAAGGCTTAACAGGGCTGTAATGCGTGGTGGCGTCTGTCGCGGGCTAGTGTGGCAGCGCGGGTGTCGGCGACACGGGGTGTCTCATCAGGGCTTTGCGTTTGTAGCGAGCTTGCAGCTCATATCTCGGGAGGAACCCCAGGAGGAGCTCCAGGGGTTCTGGAAGAGCGTGCTGACCACGCGATTCATGACTGAATTTTTAATGCTGTCATAAAAGTTGATAAACTGAAATGGTAATATTCTGTAACTAGTGTCCCTGAACTTCAGTTGCAGCTGGATGCTACtaatgtttttatcttttttttcgTAGTGATCGTATGAATtccaaaatgaagcagaaacCGAATGCAGAAAAATCATCAGGATCTTTGCAGGTATAGGCTTTAAAGTCTTGAAGCTACAATATGGGAGCAAATAAGCGATAGAAAATAGATGAAATTTACCAAGAGTATCTCAAACACAGAATTTGCTTTGTTCCGAGGCTTGCGCTCAGTTCTCTGGGATGTGGTCCCTCTGTCTGACACAAGTTTTATATCCACTGAAGGAATACAAAGGGATCTGTTGTAATGTGCTTCCACCTGGCTTATGTCCTGTTGGCTTGAGTAACCTCCTGGCAGGCTGTGTGGCTTGGGAACACTATCCTGCTTGGGCATATGTGCTTATGactactgtttttcttattgCTCAGCaagtcctttttattttgacacTGAGCTTGCTGgtttttatgtgatttttttttttaggtgctGGCTACCTGCCTTAGTTCAGTTACTGAATCAGGCTGGCTACTAAGGGGTTGTAGAGTATGTTCTGTAGTCTGTCCTTTATAGGGATGAACTTACTAAGAGTTAAATATGTCTGACTCGAGCATGCTTTAACTGAAGTATTTGTGCAGGCAGTTCTGTTTCTAAAATCACCTTAATGAACCATAGCTGCCTTGGAATTGGTGGAAATGCTTAAAGGATGTAGGTTTTTAAGAGGTGACTGATAAATTACAAAAGTTTATACCTATTCCAGTCTTGTTACAGGACTCTTGTTAAACCTTTTAATGTAGGCCCTAATTGGAATTGTACAAATACCATATAAAATAGAGGCTATCAGGAGGGATAGAGTGATTGTAATGAAAATTTCTAGTATTAATGAAAATTGCCAATTGATAAGTCTGACTTGTACACATGGTAATCTTGTCCTATAGTGACTCTAGGGTATGAACTTCTCAGTGtggctttttgcattttcaatgGATTAACTCAAGTATTAGTCAATAATTTCTTGGCAGGGTATACTTAACTCTAACCCTCAATAGCAGCAAGCAGTGTCTGACACATGGTGTGATTCTTGTTCCCACAGCAGTTAGTGTTTGTCCGTTAGTTCAACAGTAGGATAATTGGTGGCAGAAACTACCGTGGGAAAGGCGAACTCTTGTCATATGAAGTACAGTGTGAATCTGTAACTTTCTCACGCTGGTGTGGCATTGTATTCTGGCTATTCTTGCTTGGTTGTCTGCCATTGTTTGCTATCCCATGGTGGTAATGTAACCAACCCAATCAGAAAGCTTTAATGCAGGAAATAGGTATTTATGCATGACAGAAAGGTGATAAACATACTGTTTATACAAAACAATAGCCTGTCTGGATCGAAGCAAGGAAGCTTTAGATCCATTTTAATGGATAATCGAAGCAATGCATCTATTTAAATGAACACCACTTCAGAGTGTGTTCACAGGTAATAAACAGGTACTGCCTGAAGTGATGTGTGTGACTTTGCAATTGCAAGTTTGTGGTAGtcacttctgtttctgtcccCCAAAGTCTAATACTGCTGTTCTCACAACTTTGAGAGCTTCAGCTAAAGTTTACATGTGTCACTGCACTGTAATTGCCCTTGAAGTCTAGTCAGAATATTTCCGCTGTAAGACCTGTTTGAGTTCCTTTATGAAGGATGAGGGTTTTCTAAGAGGCAGGGACTGAGCATAGCTTCATGTGATTAAGATCCATCTCTGCTACAAATAACTAGATCCCCTTCTTTACACAAGCCTGAATATAGACTAAAGTATCATCTTTTTGTCTTGAAAAGATGAGCCATGGGTTACTTTAATGGAAGCATGACAAATTCCTAAGTTTCAATTTATGTAGAGAAGAGTGGCAACCGTTTGAAGCTGTATTTGTCTTTTTAGAAGTACCTCACAGACACCACATGCAGTGCTGCCCAAAGACAGACTCTTAAAATGATTCAGCCTTCAGCAACAGGTTGCCTGGTTGGCAGACGTAATGAGGTATGAATTAAAAGATAACCTGTAGATGTGTAATTCTTTCTACTCATAGTGAAATGCTTTTGAGCTTTTAACTGAAAActaatatatttgaaaaaatatataatccGCTAACTAGTGTGACACAACTTAAGCTTATTATTCTTTAAGTAATAAACACTATTAAAAACTAGCAATTTCTGAGTCCTTCAGGAAAAtgtttgagatttttcttttgttaaaccTATGGATATTAAGATGTCCATAAACTAGAACTATAATGTGAAGAAAGCAGGGCTTATAAAGACTTATTTGGAGTAATGAGTGAGCAGACTTACAAgtttgtatctttaaaaaagctgaaatgttgCTCTGAAGTTAAACCTGCCTGTGTTTTATGCAGAAGAAATCTTCAGTGAAAAGGAAACTCTGGAATAACAAGTTCACCTCAAAAGCTTGTAAAGCTGGTGTGTCTGTGGACAAGGAGCAAGAAAATGAGAATACAAATGATGTCATTCAGGCTGTAGATCTCATGATAAAAGGTATGTGGTAATTATTCCTGAAGTGTTTTCTTGCACTTAAAATGCTATGTTCCCATTGGAATATAACTTGAAACACTGTTCCTTTGTCAGTCAGACAGgggctttgtggttttttgtaaTTCCTAGCAGGAGTTAATGACACTTATCCTCTATAGTATAGGATAAGTATAAGTAAATACAGTACAAATATCTAATGTTGAAGAATGAGTTTATAGTAACCAGTAGCTGAGAACCATTGTGTGCAGCAGTGTTAAGAAGTCTTGTAGTTTGTTACTTTGGCTTGGCTATGGGCTTTCAGGTGACTAATAATCAAGTTGAAATGAAAGCGTCTTTTGGCATAGTGTGCTGTGTGCGCAGTTTATCAGAACCATTAAGCTCAATGTGGACAGTGACTTGGGAATAAGACTTCTGCCTTCTACAAAGTACACATTAAGACTGACATTTGCAAATGTGACCATCTTGCAAAGCCTGCTGCCATGCTTGAGGCACCTTCCTGAAGAGTCTGCTTGTATAGCCATTAATACAGTGTAGgagctctgttttctgtaagcTTATGTCTCTAGTTGTAAATTTACAACTAGTCTCAGGGAAAACACTATGGAGTGAGCTCTTATCACAGTTTTTAGAACACTTGTATACAAGTTAAATATCTTAAAGTGATCTCAAGAATTCAGTCTTAGCACAGACTTACTGTAGCTTCTTACTTCAGGAAGTCCTTCATCTCAATATTGGAAAGAAGTGgctgaagaaaggaggaaggctCTGTATGAAGTgcttcaagaaaatgaaaaggtagCTAGTAAAAGATAACCAACTTTACCACTGGCTATTGTCTTCctgttttaacattttgttatttGAATGCAGTTGCACAAAGAAATTGAACAGAAAGATGGTGAAATTGCCCgcctaaaagaagaaaatgaagagctaATGTCCCTTGCTGAACATGTGCATTATATGACCAGCATGATTGAGGTACTTTAAAGAATTTTCAGTTAAAGTTGTAGAATGAAAAattgagaaaacagcaaatatttttaatgaattgtgACTTCTGTTTTGCGTGCACACACAACTCTTTAAATTACTGTCTGACCTGTTTCTTGCAGGATTGCTCTAATCCAGGGGCATAAATCCCTTTCTAGGCCATGAGTTTTTTCCACCTTAGAACCCACAGGAGTGACGAGATAAGAGCGATGTTTTCTGAAGGGGAGATTCAACCTGTTGTCTTAACAGAACAGGCTTTGCATGTTAGAGATGATAAGGGAAGGAAGGgttcattttcacttttctgagATGACTTAAATTCAAATGCTTAGGGTGTGTGAGGCTGCTGGCTAAATGAAGTGTTTCTACTGGCTGTGTT
Above is a genomic segment from Ciconia boyciana chromosome 2, ASM3463844v1, whole genome shotgun sequence containing:
- the GMNN gene encoding geminin isoform X1, producing the protein MNSKMKQKPNAEKSSGSLQKYLTDTTCSAAQRQTLKMIQPSATGCLVGRRNEKKSSVKRKLWNNKFTSKACKAGVSVDKEQENENTNDVIQAVDLMIKGSPSSQYWKEVAEERRKALYEVLQENEKLHKEIEQKDGEIARLKEENEELMSLAEHVHYMTSMIERLTGQAPDSPETLQSLALEESKLENEELNCGDDADSTYEEGSSQVSCGLRESISDLASKEANNLQLE
- the GMNN gene encoding geminin isoform X2, coding for MNSKMKQKPNAEKSSGSLQKYLTDTTCSAAQRQTLKMIQPSATGCLVGRRNEKSSVKRKLWNNKFTSKACKAGVSVDKEQENENTNDVIQAVDLMIKGSPSSQYWKEVAEERRKALYEVLQENEKLHKEIEQKDGEIARLKEENEELMSLAEHVHYMTSMIERLTGQAPDSPETLQSLALEESKLENEELNCGDDADSTYEEGSSQVSCGLRESISDLASKEANNLQLE